Part of the Zea mays cultivar B73 chromosome 4, Zm-B73-REFERENCE-NAM-5.0, whole genome shotgun sequence genome is shown below.
tatgcataaaaccggggcttgccttccaaaacagtggcaggcaggtcctctggtgcaggctctggtgctggatccggggctacctcctgagcagctccttgctccggcacgaggacgtactctccgtcagcgaggttacagtctatcgaaatgcaatgaatatgtatgtcatgatcatgcaggatttaataacattatgctaaaggaagaaaaactaagttaatgagtaacttagggtttcttggtcatactttggcttttagtggtttatgattatcactctaggtttaggttttgttaaggataagcatagtggattggtatttcctttacatatttcagtggacaatttacaaagggttttaggatgacactaatctccattattcattttcctttctttgttttctatttatgaattctagtggaggtttgaactacaacagtggtttaactttttccaaaaattctgtaaaaattacagtgggttgcccttgGTCACTATAGCTTGttctaggaagttgaggttcaaaataaaaaggctatgctttagacaaaaataacaaaagttgtgtaaatgggccactttgcactacaactcttaactaggggtgggttctgtcctaagggttatttttgttggcatctaacagtaataacaagcttctgtgccaaaaatcacagaaagctaagggatggttatatagttgtgattttctaaagtttaatgccaaaaaggcaccttCCACtaccttgctatttgaaaaatgtcaaacagcagatttcatatttttcctatgttcttcataacaaaaggttcactatcccaaaggttggggtgttttcaccttggggttatttttgtagggtttttctaagttttccttgttttattaaaatagaaggtatcctatttattttatactaaaccagggtataataaatttttctagtaaactatactgaataagtatactaacaaaaatatgggtgctccctggttccttaattaaatcacctttcttattttctttaactttaaacacaatgtgaaataaatggcaaatgctaccttaatggggtggatagggggtttatcattttttaataggtcagtaggtagtcatgcacttctccaaattttcttaacctcagtcaaatagtgcaactatttttctccctattatttagcttttggccagaacaataattaaatcagaaccctaaagtttctgtagcacataggggttttatatttttcttaagtagcttatattatttaagatctgacaaaattggtttgactcaatttggatgaataaaacagaagatatgaattattgaagtgctgtttaaattttaaatcagatttaattaaaggtttcctgaaaaaccactttgcaccgaagtcctcgggttatttccaaactaactctctcagttatacccccgcgctactattcatcggagtcactgacattgcgcaaaaccccctagctttcccttcttctcccccgcggtccctccctaggtttaaacagtaccacaagaaaaaaagggcggcgcggcttaccagcggtgagagaggtccggcgaggggcggggttggctctgggaggctctggcggtcacaacgatgtacgACTTGACGACGGGGGTGGCcgaaatcgcccggtccacgtgcgcaggcgggtgctctcgtcggcggcgggtgtgtcggcaaaaccacggcgacctagttcaatccaatggcacagtgagcttcacggggtgacgtagaggctgtgtgcacaaggaatcgaagaatggagcagaggattgcccggtctacgctcgccggcggtcgggtagagtccggcgaccgtggactggcctctccagcGAAGCAAACtctgattcctcgctcggggagcttcaccgaggtgtgcatagtcctctccgagggctggacggggttgggaagagctcggttggccggtctacggtggcaggggctcgggtggccgcggacacgccgtgcacgggcaaacaccGGTGGGTTTGAGCTCCGGCGaggttgagcgcgtgcggaggggtacgatcAAGGTCCCTGGGTGTTTTATTGGCGCGGGCGTGGGCCACGGCGccggcttggctttggcgcgacgtggggcacgcgaggtcgggcgcgggcgtgctctggcgcgcgcagaacgcgtcgaacacgtggaggtgttcacactactacagatcatgctatatgagacggttaattttcagttattaagacgcttatgaagtgtccaattttgatggagtcgcaaaagatgtcccacatttaagatggttataaaccgtcttaaaagatattatgtaagacagtttttaatttataaccgtctgaaaaaggtatttgtttaagtcattttatccgataaaccgtctgaaaaaggtatttgtttaagtcattttatccgataaaccgtcttgaattaggtttttttaagacactgcttctaaagaaccatagagaatacaaacattaaaagtcataaagtatttatcaaaccGTCTCGAACATCCTACAATAGTAGACGATTACAATaggaaaaccatcttatttaggtgactaataatggacgttttagaaaccgtcttatttaggagactgatattagacattttggtgaccgtcttattaagatttaaacgaaatgacttacacggcagtacattcttcaatttataatcatttgTTCAGACATCACGTTATAATTCatataatataaataagtaccattcaatatatcataaataagcattgtcaaacaAGGCATAtatacataagtgtactctaaatctaaactaaaatacaactgtttgcactaatgttaagcctaACTTTATATGAATTCAAGTCTCCACACTTTTGCGACCACCAAATTTGAATTCCATTCTATGTTTTCATGTACAACAAATAGGAGAAAACTAGACATAGCATGCAAAAAACTCCAAGCAGCACGTCGATGACCTCGAAGATGCCCTTGTGCTTCTCCCAGTTCTTGATCACTCCTACACGCCCGATGTTCCTCCCGCCAGTCACCATGACCACGTTGCCGATGTCAAACTGAAGATAAcaccaattgatagtagacgcggcccgatcttccgtgagatacgataatttgattgagtggagatctcgacattgatgatccaaggctccgagcgaacggttcctcgcaatcactacaccacggctccgttggttatcacccgtgacacacgaatgacctcgccacgaaggcttatccctgcaagcacaatcaagaacacaagcaagaacaggaaagaaacgcaaccaaacttgtattgattacgggagaggggtctcacaagccgatgacggcgacactgttcgatgacataattgatctaagcaaaacccaaacctaaatgtggcggcggctgctgaataaatagagtattagggcgtgcgtagccctggactcgcccctaatgggctccgacgcgatacacggcccaacggcccaacagacggtgtcgcagcaccaaaacagaatctgaacgctgacttgtttcgacgattcccgttgactccggatgaattttagggtggaaccagttgggttggttagataatctcgttatctttccaaccatatccagtccgtcgcaatcggagtccggatgcatcttgggcgtccattttagtgcagactggtcctggaacccgagatagagtcgcagccgactcggacttgatctccttcctgttgtggacgcccttgctgctcctcctcaacaccttggcctttctcaAGTCCtttctggtcctctccaaggtacctaatcatcaaaacatccatggccccaagcgtaagctctgaaacacaattgactagggtagaacgtacctggagatttagctgtcgtgcacgagatcgtgttatcggtccattcattgtatatatagaagtgatgtcctcatcaccaaTGGGAACAAATATGACCCCGACGATGAAGAAACACGATCATCGGAATGTTATAGCAAACCTACAGGCAGAgaaggatttccatttaatcagaaCACTCATGAACCAGAAGCACAAATTACCAGTCACTTACCCAGGTGACCACATCGGtctgccagtttgaagatgtagtGTACTGTAATCCTCCAAGGAAGATAACAATGATCTTTTCTTTAAGTCCGTGTAACCCTAAGACACATATTTCTGTTAGTTCCAACTGCCAATATCTAGAGCAGAGCAAAAACCTGGAAAAGCTGAACGTGAAAGCAACTTACAACTGCCTTCGCAAGTGCTTTGGCAAGCAAGTCAGCTGCAGATAGACTGGAAGAGCTTAGCAACTGCTCTGCTTGCTGCCTGAAGATAGGAATAACACTGCACGGCACACATCCACATTCTTAATGACAAATCAATAAACAAAAGAAACATGATTGTCCCAAAATGATGATGGAAATATCTTACCTGTCTGACACACTCGCAATGGCATCTGCAGCTTCACTGCCAGCAGATTGTGCTACATCAGTGGGTTGTGGCACAGAGATATGCTCAAATTTAACCCCAGACTCCCATTCTAGTCTGCTGACACTGTGCTTATATCTGGGCTCATAAAGCATGACAGCAACACCAGTATTACCTGAAAATCAAATGATTGCCAAGGTTATTAAATCGAAGAAGAATTCACATACTTCACGCTACGCTTGCGCTACATCTCCATGCAAGGAACGGGATCCAGGAATCAAACCAGAAAGCTCTGATGCAGAATCCTTCGTCTCAGTGAAGATGATGGTTCGACCTCCACTAAAGCACAAAAAAGTTTAGCGAAGTCATTGGAAATCAAACAGCATACTGAAAAACAACCATCTATGGGGTAGTACATCCTAGCTATAACATCGGATAATGTCTGGAATAACTTGTGCCCTTGCTGCCTTGTTACAAGGAAGAGCAAGGTGCTTAACAGATGCACTGGCCTTCAGTTTCTCATTACCGACAAGATCAACTGTTTTCCTGTCAACTTTCAGAAACCTCATAGAGAGCTACAATAATTCCAAATCAAATTGTCAGCTCACAAAAATAGTCAAAAAAATATTTAAAAATATGAAAGTCCTATAAAATGATCTTACCTTATTCACCCAATCTGGCAGAGTGGCACTGAACAGAAGCGTCTGTACTTTGGTAGCATCTTCTACCTTGCCTTTTCATACATTAGAGTGAGTAATTAAATAATCAAACAGAATCTAATGAATGTTGTTAGATGCTCCATTTAAAAACCATGTTAATTGATCCATTTAAAAAACATAAAGTGGTTAGTAAATAAAAGTATGGAAAATAATCAAACAGAAATCTAATGAAGAAGTAGAAGGCATTTCAGTAACATTCTCTTACGGCATCAAGGAGCCTACAAGTCATCACAATACAGAGTTAGCAGTTCAGCATAAATAATTTCACATTTTTACTAGTTCACTTGCTCCTACTTAAGCAACCCTTAGTTATTCGGTACTTTAAAATCAATTTAAGGAAAAAGAATGCATGTCTCTATCAAAAACAAGTGCTTTGATTACCAAGCACCTGCTTGATCTTCTTAAAAGTTAAATACATAATGCAGTGCATGTATAAGTAGTAGAAAGAATAGAAATGCAACAGACTTGCTCATACCCAGGTCTAAGTAGTAGAAAGACAATGTATACTTTTGGTAGGATGCAGAGCATAAAAATAGTTGCAAGTTTTGTGAAATTGAAAGGTCGAAGAATTACCAGTAGATCATATGAACAAAGGTCATATTTCAGTAAATGTAGCAAAAAAACAGTGAAGAATAGAACTTGCACACTTTCTTTATAGACCTGAAAAGGGAACTTCCTGCTTAGTGATGCAATAACAACATGCCCACCAGGCAGTACACAGATATCCCTAATAGCTTTAGTATCAGGAGGGGGTAGATCTTCTCCATTCCATGTCCACGAAACATGTTAATCTGTTGAAACTAAGAATTGATATGCGAAAGGTGAATATTCACCAAAGTTTGCTATAAACATTGGTACTCACATGAAGTCATTAAGCAAAACTTGTATTAAGAGTTAAGACATGCGCCTTTGTAAGTTTGTGTTCAGCACAAAATCCATGTACCCTTCCCCAAGTGAACACGATCTGACTGGAAGCATCTATTACCCACAACCCGAGCTCCATCAACCAAAAACTCATTATACAAAACATGCAGCAATTATGAGTCAGTGAATGATAAAGTTCCTTCATAACTCTACTGCTATAGACCTATAGTGATAGTGCAGTTCCACTCATTGTAGTCACGATTCTCTTCAATGTTGTAACTATGTTGTGAAGTGTGTACCACCACACATTTCCACAGAGCAAAATCGAGACCCCATCCATGAACTAATCCATTATGCAAGAACAAAAAGATATCAACCAAACAAAGCCAAGTGGATGGACAGTTAGTAGGCATAACAGGTGTAATTAGATCAGATCCGAATACAAATGGTTTTCATTAGGGTTTGGCAGCTCGGTTTCGAACAGCAGGGAAGGTGGCCGTTGGGTATACCTAGTGGGCGGTGGGCACTTATTGCCGCTGAAGGGCCGGCACGCAAAGGGGGGAAGGGGAGAAAGGTTACACAAACACGTGCTCGCCTTCAGACCTTCCCGACGATCTCGCTAGGGTTCCACGATGGCGACACCGCGTTCCCGAGCCCCTGCGTCGACGCGCTCCTGGACTCAGCGCGTTTTGTCACAGGTATGCTTAGCTGACCATCACGAATTCCACAAAAGTGATGCGTGTAGAATGATGGTAGTCGCCAAGCAACCTCAACCGAAAGACCTGTTAGCAGCCATTGCCATGAGCCAACGATACACTGTGCTGGTTAAATATCAATAAACTATTAGGCCTTAACAATGACTTTAGAACAACAAGAATTTGCATCAGCTACAAGCTAAAGCGCAAGCAAACATAAGAACATGTCGTAGACAGTATTGTTTCTATACGTCGCGAAGCAACAAGGGATGGTCAAACACAAGGCATGCCATGTTAGTACCAAAGAATTCTCTTCAGCATAATCACAACCAAATACAGCTTAATTATGACAATGAAGGAGACATTCATTATACTAACCTGATGCAACACATGCAGCAGAGGCAGTCAGCTATGCGGCTGCAACAGCCGGATCCCTTTTGTAGCAGTTTGAAGTGAGACTTCAGAATGGCCTTGAATGCGTAGGTGCCTACATTAAGTACATCCGCCCTCAGGATGCTGGATGGGATGCTAAGGAGATTGATAATGAGACTTCATAGCATCAACATGTAGCACTtactgttaagaatatcccataGCATCAAAATGTAGCACTTACTGTTAAGAGACAATGTACGAACAATGTTATGACAGGATTGCAACTGTAAGACAATTTACAGTTTTAATAGCTACTGTCTGCATAATATTGCACATGGTTAAGATTCTTTGGTTTTACAAAAAAATGCACCTTATACTCAATAATATACAACCCGACTGTTTATGTTGGTTTTTCATGTTTTTGGGACAGATGTTTTGCAACTGATAGGCTCATTATATTATACATGGAAAAATACTTAGAAAATTTAATGCATTATAATGCTATATTTTCTATTATTTGATTTAAGTGTGTGTTTCTTTGCATTGAAAACATGTCTAGGGGCAGAGGAAGCAACAAGTTCCCAATGCTAATCCTTCCTTTGGCTTCATTTTTTCGTGCACTTTTAACAGAAACTTTGGCTTCAGGTTCCAGTGTTCATTATAACAGATTGCTAATTTCTCCAAACGTATTTTGTTCTTGAGTTTAGTCTGGAGATCATATGGTGTTTCTGGGCAACACATTTCAAAGGGGAACCAAAATGAAAGTTTAAGACAATGTTATCTTGGTTATGATGTTGGATGCTTCCAAAATGATGGTTAGTGGTTACACACAAAAATATCTTCTATCGCTGCTACCTTGTTGCACATGTAAGCTGTAGAATTAGTACTGAATAGCTTTCACAATTTATCACAAAAAAGAGAAAGAATTCCGAAGTACCAATCTAATGTGTGTATGCGTAAAATAAGCTAACCTTGCTCCTAGCATCAGCTGCAAACTTGTTTGCTACTACAATATCACTGGGAAGCAAAAGAGAAACCCCCTTAGCCTTTGCCTT
Proteins encoded:
- the LOC103653488 gene encoding DEAD-box ATP-dependent RNA helicase 7, yielding MLYEPRYKHSVSRLEWESGVKFEHISVPQPTDVAQSAGSEAADAIASVSDSVIPIFRQQAEQLLSSSSLSAADLLAKALAKAVGYTDLKKRSLLSSLEDYSTLHLQTGRPMWSPGFAITFR